A single genomic interval of Rhizobium leguminosarum bv. trifolii WSM1325 harbors:
- a CDS encoding conserved hypothetical protein (KEGG: rec:RHECIAT_CH0003344 hypothetical protein) encodes MGQILVDTNIISTAYLPDPPDWIWEWLAEMPRGSLAVSWITIYETEVGIRAVRRHNLQKALELLSWFEEFLSSRMVQPEMDVAAARTLGAMAAHPPLRHFFYTPERRDRHGRMIKQDRVNLGCDAMLAALSIAHQLPIATLNPADFCLIHQHFPIPGVYDPRADVWHVEPPPRWYLGAPANDDERPLRSFERARPIGP; translated from the coding sequence GTGGGGCAGATACTGGTCGATACCAACATCATCAGCACGGCGTACCTCCCAGATCCTCCAGACTGGATCTGGGAGTGGCTGGCGGAAATGCCGCGAGGGTCGCTCGCCGTGTCGTGGATCACGATCTACGAGACGGAGGTCGGGATCCGCGCGGTCCGGCGACACAACTTGCAAAAGGCCTTGGAACTCCTGAGCTGGTTCGAGGAATTCCTCTCCAGCAGAATGGTCCAGCCGGAGATGGACGTCGCCGCTGCCCGCACTCTTGGAGCGATGGCCGCCCATCCGCCTCTCCGGCACTTCTTCTATACGCCCGAACGGAGGGATCGGCATGGGAGGATGATCAAGCAGGATCGCGTCAACCTGGGTTGCGACGCCATGCTGGCGGCGCTTTCCATCGCCCATCAGCTACCTATCGCAACTTTGAACCCGGCGGACTTCTGCCTGATCCACCAACACTTTCCGATACCTGGCGTCTATGATCCGCGAGCGGATGTATGGCACGTCGAGCCACCGCCTCGATGGTATCTCGGCGCACCGGCAAACGACGACGAAAGGCCACTGAGATCGTTCGAGCGCGCCAGACCCATAGGGCCGTGA
- a CDS encoding NADH:flavin oxidoreductase/NADH oxidase (PFAM: NADH:flavin oxidoreductase/NADH oxidase~KEGG: pfo:Pfl01_1036 NADH:flavin oxidoreductase/NADH oxidase), with amino-acid sequence MSTLFSPITLRGVTLRNRTVVSPMCQYSAQDGFANEWHYVHLGRFGMGGFGLVLVEATGVLPEGRISYADLGLWKDEHIAPLARIVNFLHGQGAAVGIQLGHAGRKASTPVWRDKADQPATEEQRRAVGFEHWVPVGPSAHSNDPANADYQVPKALDRDGIRRVVDGFAAAATRANQAGFDTVEIHAAHGYLLNQFLSPLANHRTDEYGGSRLNRTRLVLEVTEAVRSVWPAEKPLIVRLSVSDNNADGWQVDDSVALAAELKARGVDAIDCSSGGFAQGRIRSAPAYQVPFARAIKQGAGIPTIAVGLLGDAFEAEAFIANGDTDFIALARGALNDPNWPLHANRELGGDYALWPVQTRQVAERDRVLSSPQ; translated from the coding sequence ATGTCCACGCTCTTTTCACCGATCACCCTGCGTGGTGTCACGCTGCGCAACCGCACAGTCGTTTCCCCAATGTGCCAGTATTCGGCTCAGGATGGCTTTGCCAATGAATGGCATTATGTACATTTGGGGCGCTTCGGAATGGGAGGCTTCGGCCTGGTTCTGGTTGAGGCCACAGGGGTCCTGCCCGAAGGGCGCATTTCGTATGCCGACCTCGGTCTATGGAAGGACGAGCACATTGCCCCGCTTGCCCGGATCGTCAATTTCCTGCATGGCCAGGGTGCCGCCGTGGGCATTCAACTTGGCCATGCAGGCCGCAAAGCCTCGACGCCGGTTTGGCGGGATAAGGCAGATCAGCCAGCAACAGAAGAGCAGCGCCGCGCTGTTGGTTTCGAGCACTGGGTCCCCGTAGGGCCGAGCGCTCATTCGAACGACCCAGCCAACGCTGACTATCAGGTCCCTAAAGCACTCGACAGAGACGGCATCCGCCGTGTGGTCGACGGATTCGCGGCGGCTGCTACGCGCGCCAACCAGGCAGGCTTTGACACGGTTGAAATCCATGCCGCGCATGGGTACCTGCTCAATCAATTTCTGTCGCCGCTCGCCAACCATCGAACTGATGAATATGGCGGTAGCCGACTAAATCGAACGCGGCTGGTTCTGGAAGTCACCGAAGCCGTCCGCAGCGTGTGGCCAGCCGAAAAACCGCTCATCGTTCGCCTCTCGGTCAGTGACAACAATGCCGACGGCTGGCAGGTGGACGACAGCGTTGCGCTGGCCGCGGAACTGAAGGCACGTGGTGTTGATGCTATCGATTGCTCTAGCGGCGGCTTTGCTCAGGGCCGCATTAGGTCCGCTCCAGCCTATCAAGTCCCGTTCGCTAGGGCGATAAAACAAGGCGCCGGCATTCCGACCATCGCAGTCGGACTACTGGGCGATGCCTTTGAAGCCGAAGCGTTCATTGCGAACGGCGATACAGATTTCATAGCTTTAGCGCGGGGCGCGCTCAACGATCCCAACTGGCCGCTACATGCCAATCGCGAACTCGGCGGCGACTACGCTCTTTGGCCGGTCCAGACCCGTCAAGTCGCTGAACGTGACCGCGTCCTTTCCTCTCCTCAGTGA
- a CDS encoding transcriptional regulator, HxlR family (PFAM: helix-turn-helix HxlR type~KEGG: transcriptional regulator protein), with protein MAQDREWRCGDPQQQRKWADATTDALRVLEGKWKIVIICQLFGAKEALRFSELERRCEGVNQKMLIQQLKELEKDGIVTRTVYPQVPPKVEYALTEMGKALGPSMAELIDWAFMRREWMAGELTP; from the coding sequence ATGGCGCAGGACCGAGAGTGGAGATGCGGAGACCCGCAGCAGCAGCGCAAGTGGGCGGACGCGACGACGGACGCCCTGCGGGTCCTCGAAGGCAAATGGAAGATCGTCATCATCTGCCAACTATTCGGAGCCAAGGAGGCCCTTCGTTTCTCGGAACTCGAACGACGGTGCGAAGGCGTGAACCAGAAGATGCTCATCCAGCAACTCAAGGAGCTGGAGAAGGACGGGATCGTGACACGTACCGTCTATCCCCAGGTACCGCCAAAGGTGGAGTACGCGCTGACGGAGATGGGCAAGGCCCTGGGGCCGTCCATGGCCGAACTCATCGACTGGGCCTTCATGCGAAGGGAGTGGATGGCGGGCGAACTCACACCGTAA
- a CDS encoding NADP oxidoreductase coenzyme F420-dependent (PFAM: NADP oxidoreductase coenzyme F420-dependent~KEGG: eca:ECA2935 hypothetical protein), which yields MKIGIIGIGHIGGTLARKLASAGHEVWMANSKGAAAVRPFADEIGATATDTKGAISGADALILSIPLLAIENLPKDLFKDLPGNVPVIDTSNYYPGLRDPQIADLDAGEVESVWVSRQIGRPIIKAFNNILAYSLAELGQPEGTPGRLAVAVAGDDDAAKKIAMAIANEVGFDSVDGGSLAESWRQQPLTPGYCCDFDAPTMRKALNAAVEGEAPTRWPVSKSKMATLGPDATHEDRVAMNRSFAPLQ from the coding sequence ATGAAAATCGGCATCATCGGAATTGGCCACATCGGTGGCACTCTCGCCCGTAAGCTCGCATCGGCGGGACATGAGGTCTGGATGGCGAACTCGAAGGGAGCCGCCGCCGTCAGGCCGTTCGCCGACGAGATCGGAGCCACTGCGACGGACACGAAGGGCGCGATCTCCGGCGCGGACGCGCTCATCCTTTCAATTCCGCTTCTCGCCATCGAAAACCTGCCAAAGGACCTCTTCAAGGACCTACCCGGCAACGTCCCGGTCATCGATACCAGCAACTACTATCCGGGCCTACGTGACCCGCAGATCGCCGACCTCGACGCAGGCGAGGTCGAAAGCGTCTGGGTCTCCAGACAGATCGGTCGCCCCATCATCAAGGCCTTCAACAACATCCTCGCCTATTCCCTGGCGGAACTGGGCCAGCCCGAGGGTACGCCCGGTCGTCTGGCCGTGGCGGTCGCAGGAGACGACGACGCCGCGAAGAAGATCGCCATGGCAATCGCGAACGAGGTTGGGTTCGATTCGGTCGACGGTGGATCGCTCGCCGAATCCTGGAGGCAGCAGCCGCTGACACCCGGATATTGCTGCGACTTCGACGCCCCCACCATGCGCAAGGCCCTCAACGCTGCAGTCGAGGGTGAGGCACCCACGAGATGGCCGGTGTCCAAGAGCAAGATGGCAACGCTAGGACCGGACGCGACCCACGAGGACAGAGTGGCAATGAACCGTTCCTTCGCACCGCTTCAATAA
- a CDS encoding conserved hypothetical protein (KEGG: ret:RHE_CH01240 hypothetical protein): protein MNRKGIETSYLDSAIDAVSASHILHPHRHFRHPDEVAQSPLSTAEKRAILASWASDLYAVESLPELRHPPGLAAPVRYREVLEALKRLDNKRDVAWSSNDHRRQRFLG from the coding sequence ATGAACAGGAAAGGCATCGAAACCTCTTACCTCGACAGTGCCATCGACGCTGTATCGGCATCGCATATTCTCCACCCGCATAGGCACTTCCGTCATCCGGACGAGGTCGCTCAATCCCCGCTGTCGACCGCCGAGAAGCGCGCAATCCTCGCCTCGTGGGCGTCGGACCTTTACGCCGTCGAATCCTTGCCTGAACTGCGGCATCCGCCCGGCCTCGCCGCACCGGTTCGCTATCGGGAAGTGCTCGAGGCGCTCAAGCGTCTTGATAATAAGCGGGACGTCGCCTGGTCGTCCAACGACCATCGACGCCAGCGCTTCCTGGGTTAG
- a CDS encoding heat shock protein Hsp20 (PFAM: heat shock protein Hsp20~KEGG: rec:RHECIAT_PC0000697 probable small heat shock protein) has translation MRNDFDFAPLYRSSIGFDRVFNLLNNAQRPQSIDTWPPYDIVKTAEDGYRIQMAVAGFGDADLDVTQERNVLVVKGRKADDKDGEYLHRGIAGRSFERRFELADHVRVENASLTNGLLSIELKREIPEAMKPRKIAIGSGTETQAPLQIEGEKQAA, from the coding sequence ATGAGAAACGACTTCGACTTCGCACCGCTCTATCGGTCCAGCATCGGCTTCGACCGCGTCTTCAACCTGCTGAACAACGCCCAGCGCCCGCAGTCCATCGACACTTGGCCGCCCTATGACATCGTCAAGACCGCCGAGGACGGTTACCGCATCCAGATGGCGGTCGCGGGCTTCGGCGACGCCGATCTCGACGTCACCCAGGAGCGCAACGTTCTCGTGGTGAAGGGCCGGAAGGCTGACGACAAGGACGGCGAGTACCTGCACCGCGGCATTGCTGGTCGCTCTTTCGAGCGCCGCTTCGAGCTCGCCGACCACGTCAGGGTGGAGAACGCGTCCTTGACCAACGGACTTCTTAGCATTGAGTTGAAGCGGGAAATCCCGGAGGCGATGAAGCCCCGCAAGATCGCTATCGGCAGCGGCACCGAGACGCAGGCGCCGCTGCAGATCGAGGGTGAAAAGCAGGCAGCTTGA
- a CDS encoding hypothetical protein (KEGG: rec:RHECIAT_PC0000531 hypothetical protein), with the protein MKGAPAYVNMKHINVTKPAPFDGRDLTVCQAVFDKLRAELRTGVDAEEANRIAAMIVDLYRQGVREPDQLKVMIEAARGIFPSHLEQAA; encoded by the coding sequence ATGAAGGGCGCTCCCGCATACGTGAACATGAAGCACATCAATGTGACCAAACCCGCGCCCTTCGATGGGCGTGATCTTACTGTATGTCAGGCTGTTTTCGACAAGCTTCGGGCCGAGCTCCGAACGGGCGTCGACGCCGAGGAGGCGAACCGGATCGCCGCGATGATCGTGGATTTGTACCGCCAAGGCGTTCGCGAGCCAGACCAGCTCAAGGTTATGATCGAAGCGGCAAGGGGCATCTTTCCGTCGCACCTTGAGCAAGCGGCATAG